TAATGCTAGTAACtaaatatatgcttttgtgtccaCAAGATTGACACCAGTGTTAGAATCATATCGACCTTTAAGAAGTAATCctaaaagttgtgagtgactaaatatttacaatgtttttaaagaaactatgattttaagaaagattattctcatgctagctattttacaaagtagtttccaagcaaactatgagttatgtttttaaacacatgccatgtatgaaagtttattgaaaaactatttatgtgtttaaatacacaaagcttgcgttagtacctttaaagacaTATTTTCTATGTGTTTTGCTTCACATGCTTTAAAGAAGAAGTCATAGTATGACTAGTATACTTTAAGCTCGATACTGAgggacattgagaaggtatctgagcagtagtacctaaggtatggtGGTACTTAGTTATAATCACATGCATGTACGTAGTTTAAAGTCAGGGATTAAGAAAAagagttctctcttgactaagtAGCTGGTGTTGAGATTTAACCACAATAGGGTTATTCTTGACTAAGCAagagtttaatattttatgatgaaaacaactttacatgttttatgcttggaaaatatttatatttcagtacaaggttactgtaaagatttatattttagtaTGGTCTCTTTATTGGaacttatgcatgagaatcatttttctttcttaagtcactcattgggtTAGCAAGCTCACcttattttcaatatatttttctttccccAAGTAAtggtcaaatcctcagaagaTAGCTTTACCACACAAAGATGAGTTATTGTAACCCATcagctaggtggttactgtaaatagttgtacacatgttgtAGGGACTAAGTTTTTGAGTGTCGGGACTTATGAGACTTGTAATGTAAtctttgtaaatgttttatgtTAATAGTTAATGTTTACTTTGGCCATAGAGGTATCCGCTGTGTTTGAGATTGCATGTTGGTATCAGATTATTTCCGCTAGAGTTagtaggtagtaagtgtcatAAAAGGAttgataactgttgcagtcaggtcctttcctaggctaagagagtagtctgggaggGGGCGTGACATATATTGATTATTCTATTGGGGTCACAATTTACTCTCTTATAGTACGGTTGTGACACTGGGTCTGTGTTCTTGTGGTAGGACCACGTGGTGTGATCAAATGCACCCTACCAAAATTGATACCCATAGttacatacaagttattgttaattttccattaaaaaaaaacctaaaaacaaaatggaaatGGATGAGTTTGAGACTCTAGGGAATTGATGACCCAAAATTGGgggagaaaatgaaaatttacatACCTTTTGAGATTGTGGGTTCTTGATTATTTGTTGATGTTATATTCgagtgaaattaccaaaatgggACCTTGTGTATGCGGAATGGTCTTTCACTCTCGCTTTTACTTTCTCGCTATCTTGCTCTCCTCAATCACTCAACCTTctatttctctcattttctctctctcgctctTTCGCTTTCCTTCGTCTCTCTTTCACTATCTTGCTCCCACTTTCTCTTTTTGGTCTCCTCTCTCTCACTCACTTTTGGTCTCTTCTCCCTCTCTTGCTTTCTCACTATCTCGCTCTACTGCATCTGATATTCCGAGCACCAGTGGATTTCATATAAGCCCGGGGGAACTCGAGCCCCCCCTAACCAACCCGCTATTAAAGATAGGGCAGaaagaaataatagaaaaagagcttTAGTATAATGATTCCCATTAGTACGTAAACCAATTGTATACCACCACTAATAAACACCAGATAAGCGATATTCACTGGGCCAAGAGCACCACCTCGAGTAAAAGCTTCGACGCCCGGTTGACCAAAATGAGGATCCCAAATTGCATGAGCAATCGGTCTTACATGTAAAGGGTCCTGTACCCATGCTTCAAAATTGCCTTGCCAAGCTACATGAAACAGATTTCCGGAAGTCCACAGAAAAATTATTGCTAATtgcacacacatatatataaatgatacaATACCAATATTAGTAGCTAGTTTAGtggtaaatttgatttttagccCCTTTTAGACTCAGGTTCAAGCCTCACtctttacatttattttttcacTTTTAGTTTTAAAGCCTTTGTCAATAAAATTTCTAGATCCGCTACTGATTCCTATGACTAGCGACAACACTTCTATACACCAATGTTGGTGCAAATGAAGTGATTTCGATGACTAATGGCCACACCTTCTACACATCAATGTTGGGCGTAAATGAAGgaagaaaaatcaagaagaagaagagaaagaggaaagaaaactaagggtaattttataatttggacaaaattcttaaatttaaaaaaaatgggggaAAAGGCATTTTGGGTTTTGAAAATAGGTCCTAATGAATTATCTCTTTTGAGGTTTAAACCGGTTCACAAGAATTTAGTTAAGTGATTAGGTGTGGGCGGAGCTTCCTATCAAAGCCCCTCTCGTTTTCATCGCCAACATTTTCCTCTTTCCTTCAAATCTCAACTCCTCCTCTCTCCTATTTCTTCGCTTCCACTTCtgttttcttttacattttactCGCTTTCCCTTTCCATCTCATCCATGGATGCTGCAATGCCTCTCTGCAAATCTGCTCGCGCTCCCTCTCTTACTGTCAGTTTCTTTCTCCCTCATCTCCCAATCCTGTTTTCCACTCTGATCTGCACTTCCTTTCGCTTCATTctccacattttttttaatcatttttacaTGAATTTATCTCACTAGAGTTGTTTTTCGTTGTTTTTACTTGAAGGGTTTGTTTGCTGGGACTACCAATGGATTGAGAAGCTCTCAATGTACCTTCATGGGTGCAAAGAAAGTTAGTTTTCCTAGACAGAGAGCTAATGGAGTGCAATATACTCGTAAATCGTTGAAGAATGGGAGAGGCCTTCAAGTTATGTGCCGTGCGGATAAAATTTTGGTGGCTAATAGAGGAGAAATTGCGGTTCGTATTATAAGAACTGCTCATGAATTGGGAATTCCTTGTGTGGCTGTGTACTCAACCATTGATAAGGATGCACTCCACGTGAAATTGGCTGATGAATCTGTGTGCATTGGTGAAGCACCAAGCAGCCAATCGTAAGGCACCCGAATTGATCTTACTTTTATCTGTTCTCTAAAGCTATCTCAGTCATATTTTCTGTTCATCATCACTCTTCTGCAGGCACCAATTCTTCCATTATACCCTCTAATACTCACTATCAGAACCATACCTATAGATCTTAGTTATGTTTTATCTTTTCTTCTCATACTGCGAGAGTGAATTCACATTATGGAATGGCAACAAATGCGTAGGTTCATAAATATTCAACTTGATTGAGGATTACGACTACTGGAGgtttaattcaattttcttaGACGTAACTGATTAATTAATCTCCGTTAAAACTATGGTCTTTGTCTCATCAAGAgattttgttgggttgttgGTGTATAAATAACTCTGTTGGGCTCGCCAGTCTCCGTTTCAGTTTCCTTGTtctgttattttattttattttttcaaaataaagatgTATAGTTATTTTTGTAATCTTAGTTGATTTCCATTTTGGAATCATCTATATTAAAAGGctataatttaatattcttCATTTCGAATTGTCATCTCTTTCATTTGACCCTTGACCTTTGTTATCTGGAATCCATTTCTAGTAACTCATTGAAAGTTCCATTGACTATTTGAATTTCTGCTCTCTAGCCACTTGAACTTGTCCCCTTAAAATTGGAGGAAGAAGTTGATTAGCCATTGTGCCTTATGTATGAAGGCAGGGGAGGACCAATCTCATTTGTTCTTCCTTTGTCTTATGACAGGAATTGTTGGGAGGGAAgttttctggaaaaaaaaaaaagaggaaaaagaaaggcaaaagaaagaaaaaaaaagaaaagaatcgTTGGGAGTACTTCGTAATGAGCTTTGGCTGTTCTTGGGCATTTGGCAAAGATACtaaatacaacattctccaaTTGTCTTATGATcattattttcttgtttttcttcccTTACAGAGCGCACAGAGCTTTtctatttgatatttgaaaagctAAATTCATTAGAAAGAGCATAGTGGGAAGTCACATAGTGTCTGACTAGTTCCTGCTTTTCCTCCTTGGACACTATGGATCTTCTTTCAAGCCTATCCACTAAATAATTGAAAGATTACTCTTTGCAGCCGAGTCAAATATCTAAGAGCTTCCCAAACCTGGAAACCTGGAAACCCAATATTTCTGCCAAAGGAACGATGGAGAAGATCTGAGAAGGTCCTCCCTGATTTTAAACACAATATACTAGCAGTTTGGGCTGATTACCAAGTAACGAAACCTTTTCTCTAGAGTTTATTCACTGTAGTTACACGTAACAGAGTATCAAGgacaaaacattcaaattctcGCTCAACTTTTCCTAATCATTCAGTGTGGGATTTGAAATATTCACCCCAAAAATTATGGTGTTTGTTTCTATGGGTTGCATGCTTTCAACACTCAATATGGGGCTCTGTGAAGGGATGAAGGATTTAATTCCAGAATGGAAGCTTGGTTTGAATACAAGAATTTGAAGTACCTTTTGTTCTACCTGGAGAGGGATGAGTATTGTTAAGCAATTCGTTGGTCTTGGGCTTTTGCTCAAGAGGGACTCCGAGTCTCATGAACTGCTTGGTAATTTGATTGtattttttcttgttcttctagCTAGAATTTctatttccttctttctttatttctttctttttattaaaaaaaattccaaaccTGGATCTTGAGTAGAGGATCCTATTGTTGGAAAAGTTAGAaatattgaagaaaatgaagaaagggaTGACATCAATAAAATTGAACATAGATGAGATGAAATTGAAGCAAGAATCTCAGTTGATGGTGCTAACAGGAAAGCTGTGTCAGAGGAGTGACATTGAGAAATTGCACAGGATATGGTAAAACAAGAGGGCCTAAGCTGATCAGATTGATATAATCTAATTAAGAGAACTGAAAATCCATGACCAGGAGCTATTAAGTGTAAATTAACCATGGATGGAATgagaaatttcaaaataagaCAAAAGTGAAGATAGACGCATCAACTTTGAACTAAATGCCCACTTTTTCTGCTTTCAGTTGCATTATATGCTAGATCATTGATCTTAAGGAATTATAAATGCGATGAAGTTGACATGACCCAGGCATTCTTGATTTTGCAAGTTTTCTAGCTTCTGGattgaatttttgtttgtttaaagTCTTTACAAACTCCATCTGCTCCCATTAATGCATTTGGAAAGTTTTTGTATGATATCCTTGATTTGTAGTTTCAAAAGGACGTCTCATATTCATGTCTCCTATTTTTTAGATATTTCATGGCTTCATAGATGAAAAGGATGTCACATGTTAATCTCTCCAATTTTTTAGACATTTCATGTCTCCATAGATATTACTCCTGCCCAGaaatttgttatttgttttcacATGACTAGTTCTTCTTTTGGATCTATACTGTGTAGGATAATAACGAATATGCTTCAACAGGTACTTAGTGATCCCAAATGTCCTCTCTGCTGCCATCAGTCGGGGATGCACGATGCTGCATCCTGGATATGGCTTCCTCGCTGAGAATGCAGTATTTGTTGAAATGTGCAGAGAGCATGGAATCAATTTTATTGGACCTAATGTAAGCACTTTAAGGTTTTCCGTCTAACATAATTCATGTGAAAGTTCAGTTTGAAGCTGCCATTATTTTCTATACATTTTGTGGGGGAAATTATGAAATTCTCGATGCCTTGTGCAGCCTGACAGCATCCGAGTTATGGGTGACAAATCAACTGCCAGAGACACTATGAAAAAAGCAGGTGTACCGACTGTTCCAGGAAGTGATGGCCTTTTACAGGTATACCGTTGGTCAGTAGGCATCATGCTATTTGCTTGCTTTACTACGACTCAGTacagtaaatattttaattcatttattaactttttatttCATACATTTAATTTGTCGTGGATATCTCATATTCCAGAGCACCGAAGAAGCAATCAAGCTTGCACAGGAAATTGGCTATCCCGTTATGATCAAGGTATATTGATTAAATTGTACAGATTTTATTTAAAGAACGATAGGAGTGAATGTTAAATCTTTATGTGCTAGCTATATAGACAGCTTTTCTTATAAGGTTTCCATTCTATCTgagaattatattaaaactGGAGATGTTCAAAGGTTTTTTGTGTCACCATGGTGGTTGTTCTGATATGGGTACCTTAGGTCTGATTTTGTTTCAAGTCCTTGATTGGGTGCATTAGCTGTGGACCATTTACCAAACAGATTTGTGAAGCATTGAGCTCGTAGGGAGAACTATCACAAAAGTTAGTTCTTCATCGCAGCATGTTTTTGGTTCTATTAGAGTGTGTTTGGAGTAAGGAGTGGAATAGTGAGGAGTAAGGAGTTATGAAGTCTAGGGAGTTGTGAATTCTTGAGGCCCACGATGTAAGGAGTtaataagatataaaattgatgttttttagtAGTGGGACCCATCAATTCCTTGGGCCAAACAAGGAGTGGAATTCACAACTCCTACTTCACAACTCTTTGGGCCAAACACACCCTTAGGGGGCGTTTGGAGCaaggagttggttattatactCCTAGGTTATTATATTTGGGTtttaatagtttgtgtttggggtgtagattattttagtttagtttataatagtatgtgtttgaggtgtaaactattttagtttgagaaggaaatagtaaacactgtagcaaaaaataaaaaaatgatgaatgtagaacagtaaaaactgtagcaaatagCAAATACTATAGCAAAtgggggttttgaaatagtgtttaaTGTAGCTAATtgggggttttgaaatagtatttactgtaaCAAGAGGGGGTTATTATAATCTTATGATAATCTTTGCCCCAAAGGCCCTCTAAGAGTTATTATGAtcttttgaaatagtatttagtgtttgtttgtttgtttatgtgttttttttttccttttgaaacgAGCTGAATCAAAACAATCAAGTCAATGGAGCAAAATGCCAATTAAAAAACTGACCATAAAGATTTTACTGCAGCAGaccaaaaaaacaataaaaaatggCACCAGGAGAACCAAAAATGAGCTAGGAAACCACCATATAGCAAAATAAAGAACCAAAAAACAGGACCCAACCTTATTTTACGTAGTTCATGCATTTAAAAAAGATTGGGACTTTAAGATTCCGTGACAGCCAAATAAAAACAGCCACAAAAAGTCTATGAAAATGCTATCAATTGTAATCAAATAAAGGCAACCACCATTAAACTGTAACTCCCAGGGATCCACTAGGAATTGGCCCCATCTAAGACTACAAACCTCAACTAGAGAAGAGAATATGGTTGGAATTAAAGGAGAAGACATTGATGTTGCTACTGCAATAAAATCTGTTACAAATGGTCCCGCTGTTTTGACATGTAAATAGATCATTATAAGCTTATGCAATAAATGCACTTATAATAACTCTTGTTGCTCTGATTCCTCTATGAGAAGGTCATCTTCCTCACTGCTACTGTTACAATTGATTCCTCATCATAATCAATAGAGGATAGGGGGTTTCAGACACATTTAATTAACAGAACATTTGGCCCAGAGAGAGAACATTTGACAAGAATGCTATAAAGTCTAAAGTATCAAAATTAACCTCCGAGCATTTGAGATGACAAGAGCTTCTTTCTTACgagaaaaatgaagagggaAAGCTTTTAGAAATCTTGGCTTCACCTCATTAGTACTCACTATAGGTTTAGGAGATGAAAAATTATGAAGAAAATCCCCTTTGAATGCGTATCTTCTTCTAGTGGCTCTTATtgtggaaaaataaaatcaatagaAGAGAGAGGAACAACCACATTAGGATCAACAACATTAAATTCATTATCATTAGCGGAATTAATGGTTTTTAAGGCATTCAAATCTTTCAAATTAAGTAGATCATGCACTAAGGATACCTTTGAACCAGCAACTACTTCATTCAACTTACCTtcattcataaaataaattctcCATCTTCCGTTACCTTTTTCATTCTCCTTAAATCCACCAAATTTGAAGTCTTTGAATGATAAATCACCATGAAGTAAATTACTTGAACTTGGAGTGTCCATGTAAGCTATATCACccaattggagagaaaattttctactaTTACCATCTTTGACAACAATTTTCGTTGAAATGAAGccacatatattttttaaaaacttcatTTGGATAAACGAATGACCCCAAATTTCTTCTGAAATAATGAATGAACTAGAATTTGTAGTAGTTCAACTATCGCATATTCGAATCAACGGAGGAGAACAACTGAAAGGATACGTATTAATTACTTCCCATTCTTCCATAAAAATCATATTAGTTTTCATTCAAAATATTGAAGAAAATATTTCGAATGCAACAACTTTTCATATCCATGAAGGCAAAATTAAATCTGAAACGAGCAGGGAAGCCCAaccaaaactgaaaaataacgAGCAAAACTGAAGGACgaaaaaaatccaacaatagTGCAGGGCGGTGACAGAGAAGGATGATGTAAAAGAAGAGCTGACAACAAGCAAAGAGATCAGGAAGGACAAACAAAACTCAGAAATGGACCGACTCgaaagagacaaaaaaaaaaaaaacccacaaaaGACGAGAGATGGTGACAAAAATCGACGATGATGGTAGTGATTATGGCTAATGGGGACGACGATGAATAGGATAGGCGGTGGGGACAACTACAATGGCAGATAGCAAAGGCATCATCAAAGGTTGGAAATTAGGATTAGGGGGGAAATTATGCTATTTCCACTAAAAAGAATGCTGTTATTGCGGATTGTTGGAATAATTTGAACTAGGCATGGGATTTAGGGTTAAGAAGAGGACTTTTTGACAGAGAGATGGGTAGCTCTATTGCTCTTGCCCAGTTGCTAATCGATTGGGTGGTGAGAGATACCAGGGATAGTTTGCGTTGGAAACTGGAAGCCTCAGGCAGCTTCTCTACCAAGTCCACCTTCCTCAAAATGGCCATGGGAGTTTCGAAAACTAAATTGCTTTTGGTCaaccttatttggaaattaaaaattcCTAAAAAAGTGAAGATCTTCCTTTGGTCCCTTGCCTATAGAAGTCTAAATACTCATGATAAGCTTTAGAGGAAGTTCCCTAATTGGTCCCTCTTCCCTTCCATCTGCCTTCTTTGTCTTAAAGAGATGGAGTCCGTGGACCATCTGTTTTTGCACTGCCATTTTGCGTCTAGAGGTTGGAATTGTCTTCTTGCCACGTTCGGGGTGGTTAGTTGCCTCCCTAAGAAGATTGATGATTGGTTTATGGATGGCTTGAATGGTGGGAACTTGTGTGCTAAAGGTAGAATTCTTTGACAATGTGTGACCCGCGCGCTTTTGTGGCATTTGTGGGACGAGTGGAATAGTAGGTTGTTTGATGATAAGTTTACCTCTTTTGATTCATTTTAGGCCCAGGTTTAGAACACGGCCTCTTGGTGGTGTACAAATTACactaaattcttttgtaattatAGCCTCCTTATGATTTTAAACAATTGGAGGGCTCTTCTTGTTTGATTTCGTTTTCGTGTGTGTGTTGTGGCGGGGGGTGTTCCTGTTCCTTTCTTTATTGGTTTgatgcatttctctgtttcttattaaaaaaaaaaaaaaggattaggAGAGACAGGAGAGAGCAGAGAGCAGAGAGCGCAATCTCTAAATTCTTCTTCCTACAATATGTCCCCTGCATTCTATGCTCTAATTTATATTGCTTTCTATATATGAAGTATAATAGTTCTCCAAAACGGTCAGGCTTAATCTTGCCTAAATAATATCTGCATATAGCTATCTCTCTTACCATGGTgcatttgatttgaatttctcATCTGTGATCCTTTTTTCACAACATTGATTGCTTTGAAGGCAACAGCAGGTGGTGGAGGACGTGGCATGAGACTTGCTAAAGAGCCTGATGAATTCGTGAAGTTGTTGCAGGTACTTTTTAATGCAATTTGTTTAACTGCAAGGATACCTTATTTTTGTATGTTGTATTTTTATATTCTTCCAAAGAAAAAGGTTcatattcttcaaaaaaaatgaaaaaaaaagaaaaaaaaagaaaagaaaaacccaCACAGACATACTCTCTTACACACGAGCAAGTGTTTCACTAGATACACCAAATTATTAGAGATCATCCTGCTAAAAGGATGTAACAGCAGCTGACCACAAATGACCCAGACAATTTCTCTGATAGTGGTTTTGTGTAGAACCTTTTATATAAAATTCCTCCTATATTTTGTTTCCTTATCACTATTGGATGGCTATATTATATGCTAAAGAGTAATATATTCCTAAGCCTTGCTCATATTTTTTTTGCATTATGAATTGGATATTTCATTATGTCTCTCTTCCAAATATTGTATAGCTAAATTACACAGTGTAGTAGTAGTAGGTGAAGCTTCTAATTATGTTTGATATTATTACTTTGTTACAGCAAGCCAAGAGCGAGGCTGCAGCTGCATTTGGGAATGATGGTGTTTATCTTGAAAAGTATGTCCAAAATCCAAGGCATATTGAGTTTCAGGTAATTATTCCAAAATCTCAGGACATTGTTTTTTAGCAGAGAAGAAAGTATTTCGTATTCACACCTCACCGAAATATTAAGCAGTGAAGAATGATCAAACAAAATAAACCAACattattaaaggaaaataagtaAAATGGGAACTTGCTAGTTGAATATTTGAACGTAATGGAATATTATTAACTGGAATGGATGCTGATATTTCAAATGGCCGGATCCCTTTGGCTTTCCTGCAACTTTGTAGGTTTTGTAATTTTGGTTATTTTCTTCTTGAGCTTGTCTTCCTATTCTTGTTTTTCCCCGATacatttgagaaaaataaaaattctcaATGAagcattttgttaaaaaaataaaaaaaatacaataataaaaGTTTCAATTGACAGAAATAATGAATGGTAAGGGCTTAGAGGGAATAAGTTCAAGCCATAGTGACAACCTACATCAGACTTAAAATCCCACCAATTTTCTTGACAACCAAATGTAGTAAGGTTAGGTGGTTGTTCCTTGAGAATAGTGTATTATAAACCGGTGGTAGCTTTATGCACCAGTGTTTGGATTGGAAAATGAGCCTTGTGGCTGATAAAGGGTAGTGTGTTTCTTTCTTGCTGGAGATTCACCGCAGTGCTCATTCTTATATAgctagttttttgttttttccttttcgtTTCTTTTGCTAGATGAAgagggtttttattttttcatttcttttcctagatGAAGAgggtttttgttttaaaataagtGATGTTAATCTTTCCGTTGCCTATAATCTTGATTCACATGAACTTACCTTGTATCATTTAGACATTCCTtacttatcttcttcttcttttatttatttatttatttgacgAAATTTATCTTGTTAAACATCTGGGAGAGGAAAAAGGATCAAGAATTTGGGgttcatttaataataataataataatataccaAATGTTGTAGAGTCAGATAGGTTGTTTGGTTCCCGTGAGATTAGTCAAGTTGTGCATAAGTTGGCATGGACACTTAcggttataaaaagaaaattattattatcatcatcacaAGTgggttattttgtattttatgacAGTTGGCAATGCCTTTGAGATTGGATGGATACATATCCTTCTCAATCAGTTTATTCTGGAGCTTTGTTCacattttttattctcttttcttttctgaaCATTAAACTGTATATAGCTAACTTGATTTATCACCTGTGCACTTTCTGCTTATGTAGGTTCTTGCAGATAAGTATGGAAATGTTGTTCATTTTGGAGAGCGTGATTGCAGCATTCAGGTTTTCTTGGCCATATCTATTTCACATTTGCCTTTTCTTTAAGATTGTTGAGCTTATTTCAGAATTTGTGTGGGCTTATGTAAATCCAAATAGTTTATTGATTCATTCATTGATAATAAAGAAGAACGTAATTGGAGGAAGCACCCAAAATATGAAACAGGTGATGAGAAATGAACTGAAATGCCTAGTGGATCAGAAAAAATTTGATCATTGTTGACtaagaagaaataatt
The nucleotide sequence above comes from Benincasa hispida cultivar B227 chromosome 3, ASM972705v1, whole genome shotgun sequence. Encoded proteins:
- the LOC120073874 gene encoding biotin carboxylase 1, chloroplastic; this translates as MDAAMPLCKSARAPSLTGLFAGTTNGLRSSQCTFMGAKKVSFPRQRANGVQYTRKSLKNGRGLQVMCRADKILVANRGEIAVRIIRTAHELGIPCVAVYSTIDKDALHVKLADESVCIGEAPSSQSYLVIPNVLSAAISRGCTMLHPGYGFLAENAVFVEMCREHGINFIGPNPDSIRVMGDKSTARDTMKKAGVPTVPGSDGLLQSTEEAIKLAQEIGYPVMIKATAGGGGRGMRLAKEPDEFVKLLQQAKSEAAAAFGNDGVYLEKYVQNPRHIEFQVLADKYGNVVHFGERDCSIQRRNQKLLEEAPSPALTPELRKAMGDAAVAAAASIGYIGVGTIEFLLDERGSFYFMEMNTRIQVEHPVTEMISSVDLIEEQIRVAMGEKLRYKQEDIVLSGHSIECRINAEDAFKGFRPGPGRITAYLPSGGPFVRMDSHVYTDYVVPPSYDSLLGKLIVWAPTREKAIERMKRALDDTIITGVPTTIEYHKLILDVEDFKSGKVDTAFIPKHEQELAAPQKMVVAKDLANTVA